From the Coffea eugenioides isolate CCC68of chromosome 1, Ceug_1.0, whole genome shotgun sequence genome, the window GTATCAGCTGCAGCTGCAGGTTTTTAAACTTTGAATACAGGGATAACCAACTCCCTTTAACGGAGTTCGCGATCATTTTTAGTGTGGGTGGGAGGTTCAAGAGATCAAGAGTTCAAGAATTCAATTCTTATctttcatcaaaaaattatcACTTAATGTAATCTTGCTTAAGATTGGTGTGGGTGTAAAGTAGGTATGATCCGATAGTGATTTAGTTACCATCGATTCCCGTGATCATTCAAAACTCTTTTCTTTTAAGTGGAAGAATTTGAGTTGCCCGTGGAGTATCCGGTACAAACATGCAATTCTCCACTAGTATATATATAACTCCGGAAATCACTGGGCAATGGCTCAGTGGCCATCAAGGAGGGACTTAAATCCTTCCTTGGATTATAGGTGAGGATTCGAATTTTACCTgcagcgaaaaaaatctaagaGTTGTGTCATAGCATTCCCTTGATCTAGTTGGATCTGTATATCCACTAACCCCTACAACAGTCTTCTTAGGCTCCCCCTCTCtctagattaggatagagtaggttatacaaatgtatcgttgttgacaaaaaaaaaaatatatatatatataacttcgTACCTTTGCATAGCAGCTAGCTACTCGGAGATAATCTTCTTAACCACCCATTTAATTGGCAAGAGATTCATTCTCTCTTATCTCGAGGCTACTACTAGCAAGTTCTGAATTTGAAAACCAAATGGAGCGGTAGATTGATACTAGTAAAGTCCAGCTTCATTGCGCTTCCGTCCCAAGAATTAATAACAATTAATATTTCCTACTATAATTGAACATTGGCGTGTTGCTACAGTCTAATTTTTGACTCCTCCTCGCCGATTTATTGAATCTCTTCCACCGGAGAATCCATGCATTGGACAACGAATCTTTATATAAACCTATCCATAAGAAGCACAAATAACTCCGTGTGATTCTCCACAAGAAATGCATTATTATTGATTGGTTGATCGGATCCTGCCCCTGTGGGATGACATTGCAGCACCTGAAGTTCATTCTACTGTAGCGTCTGCGTCGCATTGAGAACCGGGTTTGACTTTTACATTATTGATTCTAAGCTTAGCTAATGGGGAGACCAACTAATAGCCAGGGTTGCCTGCCCACCTCAACATCGGCTTCTCGACAAAGGAAAACGACCATTCAATTTCATCCATTATGGAGGGCGTCCCAGCCGAGTTTGCCCTTTGGTTCTTTCATTGTGCTCCGCACATAACGTATAGTCAAATTGGATACGTCGTCCTGTATACAGATTCTATCGGTCTGGTTAGTCGGATTTTTAGGACACAAGCCCATTGGCCCAATACCCATCGTCGTCCGAAGCCTGAAAGCCGTCCCATTATTCTAATTGTCTGGATTTGGGTCGTTAACGCTTGCAACGGCAAAGGTTTTTCTTTCGCTCATGGGTGGGTGGTTGAGAttaactcttccttttctttctttctttttttttttttctgtgctGCTGAACAACAAAAGAGATGCCAATTTTCGGCTTAGGTGGCAAAAATTTATTGGTTCAGTTGGTAACACAAATTGATTCAGTTGATAAGAACGAGTCTCTTCCAATCGTATGTACGAATCCCACTGCCGGCAATGTGAGAGTTGTGTTTGTGGGTTATATGTAAGAATCTCTGTCTGTGTGATTTCAAATGCATGTCTCGACttgaaaaagtttaaaatagTTGTAGAGCCTTTAGTAAATTTCACAAAACGTACACAAAATAGTAAATTTGTAATATtaataatttaattaaaaaaatgtgaTTACTCGAATGGACTCGTTGAGCCTTTAAACCTCTGAGTACTAGAATTCGGAGTTCGAGTTCGACTTGTAAACTCAAACTTGACTTGAGTTTGGTCAAAATTGAGCTATTGATTGAGTTATTTGcgagttcaaatcaagtgacCCGAATCTTTTGCATCCCTAGTATCTGCTCTACACTGCAACACCTTCAACAAACTATTTGAACGAAAATATTTAACATATGAAACTCGATGGGAGCCTAAACTATGACATAATTTCATTGCATTATGTATGCCAGGCCATGAGTTCATAGTGGAATTGCTAATGAATATGGAGAAGACAACTAAATCCTCGCTTTGTTCCATAAAACGATGATTTGACCATCCTAATTGCCAACGTATCAACAAACTAGGCCAATAAACTTAGAACTAACAAACCACAGCCGGATTAGAGTACATCCGGactacaagaaacaaacacacaaaaaaagacaaactcaaaatCATACCTTCCAATCTATTCCCGACATCTAGTAAAATTCCAGACCATTCTATGACCACAAAAATTCAATAAAGAAGATTGGTTCAGGAAACGTACCCAATTACCAAAGCCACAAACATTAGATGACCCCTCTGCATTTCACCACCCGTGACTCGTATGATTGTATCAACTTTAAAGCCGTTCGTGCCAAATTCTAAGTCACGGGCTCacacttattattattattttcgcGGAAGGACTCTAACACTCTATATAAATCTTCAAGACATGCATGTAAGTTAGCCATAAGCCACTCAAGATCGCAATTGAGCAACCAACACTAAAATAATGGCGGAGATGGGAAGTGGAATTGGAAGCAAAACAGTGGCAGTAGCAGTAATGCTGGTGGTGCTGGTGGGACTGGGATGCCCTGAATGGTCAAGGGCTATGAGCTTGTGTAACATGGACGAGAAGGGACTAATGGCATGCAAGCCATCAGTGACACCACCACCGCCCGACCCGGTCGATCCCACCTCCGATTGTTGCGATGCCCTCAAAGGGGCGGACTTGAAATGCTTGTGTTCTTATAAGAACTCCTTCACGTTGCCGTCTCTTGGGATTGATCCTGACCTTGCCTTGGCACTCCCATCCAAATGCAACCTCGCCCTTCCTCCAGATTGTTAAAAGGTCATCAATTAATATTCCTCCTCCACTAACAAGCCGTGGATCTCTAAGATATTCCATTCATCGAGCATGACTTAAATTTACTGAGTAGTATATAAAAAGAATTATAAGTTTTTAGACTATTGATCAACTTTTGTTTTGCATTCTTCCAGGTACGTACGAGGAGTATACATGCTGGCTATGGCATTCATTATATGGATCACACATAGTTAATTGGTTGAGAGCTGGGACTGCAGTTTTATGGAGTAGTACTGTTTTAATTAGCATCGTCGTTGTACGTATATGGTTTGTAATAGCAACCTGAATTATAGCCGAATCAGCATGGAAGTCTGAAGATCCCTATTGTGGTGTTTGTTGTGTGGTGTAAGAATTAATTCCTCTCTTTTAAGTCTTTGACCACGCTTATTCTGAAACATGAAATATGCTGCAGGGCAAATGCATGAAATGAATGCCTCTTTGGGTAAAGCTTACAGGGTAAACATACAAGATTAGAGTCGGTTAAACCTGTTTACGTAATAGTTATTATGTCTACGGAGTAGAATAAATGAGACTTAACATTACGAGATGCTAAAGTATTGTCATGAGGCCTTAATTTCTGTGCCAAGCTGTTTCTACTCTCTATAGACTGCTACACTCTCTTTCTTTATTGGCCAAATCTTTGTAACCGTGGCCGTAGCATGTATGAAGCGGTCAGGTCTATATGATTCTATGGCTCCTGAGATTTGGGGGGAGTCCATGATGGTGGGAGACAAATGACAATGGATCAATTACGGTTCTGTCCAACATTCGATTATTTTTCACCGTGGAGTGGCCCAAGTTCAACAACCCTGAATTAGTATCCTAGGACCCTGCCATATGCACAACAATCCATGCTTTTTCAACAGGCCCAAAAAGCTAACCACAGGGTCCAAGATGACTGACccccaaaagaaaaatactGTAGAAATTAATAACGGCGGCATTAGATGAATGTCAAATGTTgattaaaagggaaaagaatacATACAATTGGCTATTGGAAAAATTCATAGTACGATGCATAATTCGGGAAACTTGGAAGTTCAGTTTTTATTCAATTCACGAAATCTGATTACATGCACAAATCTAGCCATTAGGCGCAAGTTAGGAACATTGGGCCTGTGGAATTTCACTTTCTATGCTTCCGGTACTTTACCAATATCAATGCTGACATGTTCTTTTCCAAGTTTTATGTCGATTTCAATACCCAACCAGCGTTGCTAGCTGAGAAGCTAAAACGACTTTAGTTCGATGAGATTGTCACGTAAACTTTGTTAACACCAACAGGATTGTAGGTTTCTACTTTgatgtattaaaaattttttgttctCTTCATTTCCTTGTCCGTTGGTGTATGATGGATAGttcacaaaataacaaataCAGTACAGGAAAAGGGTAATCAAGGACGCTGATGAATAAAAGCTAAAAGCTTTAACAATATAGATAAATAAATCTGGaaccccaaaaataaaaatgacgTGAATAAATCAATAACTATAACTCTTCTTAgaattaacattttaaaagCAAAATTACACTAGAGTACTATAGGATCGGTGAGTCGTCATAGGAGAGAGCAGAAAGGCTaaaagctttttcttttttcttttttttttttcgggtgtCTAAGCAAAACGCTGAAAGGTTTGCTGCGTAAGATATATTCAGATTTACTTGGAAGCGTGTACcttaaaaatataaaactaaTCTAATACGTTTATTGTTCCGACAATCGAATGAATGTCCCTGAATTTGACTGTTGGTTTTGCCCAGGCAATCCCTGCATCAACAGTGGTCATTTTGCAGCATTCCGCATTTTTGTGCCCCTTCCCTAAAGATTAATCGGCCAATCCTGACCCTAACCAATTAGTTTACTTTTAATGAACCTAATTAATACTCTTTTAGCCAGAATCAACCAAGTATTCTTCTTAGACGAGAAAAGAGAAACAATAGGAATACAGCATAATCGCGTGCCAAGCCAGTAGGGGGTAAGCTCGTGCGTCAAGCCAAATAAACAAAGCTATAGCTGAAACCGGAATTGTTAGCACCACCAACATTTATATTTTGTCAGCCATCAATTTTAACTCCCACTCTTTAACTTATATCAGATGAGGGCTTGAGTAGACCAAGGGAAACTAGGAGGAAAAGTTCCTACCTCCCAAATCAAAAGATACAATACTACACACCTTTCAAATTTTATTGCAAGCGTAGAGATTAATTTCTACTCTGTGATCAAACCTGCACTTTATCTAATATAACCAATCCGCCTAAAGAGAATCGGTTCCACCCTCCCAACATTAACTCACGAGAAATCCACGAAAGGTTACTGGGTCCACATCTCTCCGTTAATTTAACGGCCAAGCTCATACCAATACGCAGAGCTGCTCGCCTGAACGTAATTATAGTTTTGCGTTTTCAACGCTCTAATGCATGGCAATGCCTGCCGTTCGTACAACTACTAGTGCCCTAATTTTCAAACCCCCAGACCCCACTTCTCCACACTTCGGGCCCCCCTTTTTACCCCATCCAACCTTAACAACGCCGCCCAAGGCCTTTTTCATTCGTCGAAGTCTCCAACCAGTAATTTAAACAATATAATACTAATCCTTAATAATCATATCAAAGTAAGATACTATAGTCTTACAAAGTAACAACTATAAACCACCACCACCTAGAACCCGCATAACCCATTACACTCTCCAAGTCCAAGGACGTGTCCCTCACCATCGGATATGGGGTTGTCGAAAAGTCAGCACTACCCCTTATCCTTTCACCATAAAACCCTCATTCAAGCCATTAGTTGAGGTAGCTTTAGAAACATGCAACTAACCACAAAAGCAAATCACAAAGCACATAATGCAAGACCTTAACTACTAAGCCGTTTCAGCCGAGAGAGGGAATTAAAGTTGCAATGGATCATCAACATTGTTTCGAACCCAAAATACCATAATGATGTTTCTAAGCATCTAACCAGCTACTGCAGTTTCTGGTATTTAATAATACTAGCTTAATATCTGCAATGCTACCGGACTTGACTGTTTGAGACAAAACGATAATACGACTGGATCGAGTACTAGTAAAAGTTAGAGATGAGAGACATGATGGTTTAGATCCAACGCCTTTTAAGCCTCCACGTCAGCAGAGGCACTCGCAGGCGAGCAAACCAGCCAAACATTTCCGTACGGATCCTTGAGCTTCACCACGCGCCCATCACCACCGCAACAATCAGCCTCACTCACATCCTCCGAGATGGCTCCGGCACCCACAGCCTTCTCCACCGCAGCTTCAACCTCCTCAGTCTCCAGGCAGAAAGCCACTCCGCCTCCAACTGTTTTCACTCTGGACGGAATTAAAAACAGTGTTATGGTGAATGAagtgaaataaaaaatgcaaaaaaaaaacgAACCCTAATGAAAAGATCGCACGGAAAGCGAAAAAGTAAAAAACATACGGGAAAACACCGTCCAACCACAAAAATATTGGAGAGGCGATGTAAAAGAGTTAAgctcaaaaattaaaagattagCGCAAAAAATGTCGGTCGACTCCATTTACCCACGTaattaatacaaaaaataagtaaaaaacaTAATACAACTATATTTCAGAGGGGGAAAATGGTAATGACAACTAACGTTCACCGAAATATTATGAGCAAAGGACAGACACatcataaaactaccaaaactaGGAAAAAAATCATATAAATGAAATTTTAGCTGTTAAAAAATGATCATACATACTTTTTATCGTTTTAGAATATCCTGATACAAGACAACCAACAACAGAATAATAACCACCTCAACAGAAGAACCAAAAGACCAAGATAAattaaacaaacaacaaaataacGTAAAATAAGCCTCGTTCATAAATATCGTTTTGATAATACAGATCCATCCAAACAGCAAGCAAAAAATCGTACGGAGATCATTTCAGCGCtagcaaaaatttaaaaaaggaCGGAAAACGTACGGAGCACGGGAGTCATCAGCAATGAGGTCAGAGACGAGGAAGGAAAAGGAACCAAGCTTGAGTTCAGCAGAAAGAAGGAGAGGAAGCTCCTGCTCGGCCTTCCTCTTAGGATGCACAGTACGGTTAACCTCTTCGGCTCCAAATGCCACCTTGTAAAACTGTACGGCGTCGTTCGCCTTTGGTGCCTCCACGAACAGCCACGGCTTCGCCACCTTGAAAACCACCTCCTTCACAGCCGCTCCGTTGGGTGCAGCGCCTGCGTTGTGAGCCTCCTGCGCCATCGcaaatgaagaagaggaaaagagagcAGAAAACTATAAAACCCTAAGTGAGAGAAAATGCGGAACAGAGAGCGAAGGTGAGACTTAGAcagagagggagggagagaaGGAGTGAGAAAAGCGACTGAAAAAATGGATAAATGGAGGAACGCTGGGTCTGCAGATGTGGGGTCATTTATAGGAAGCGCAGAAGCAGAAACGGTAGTGCTTTAGTATTTTTATCGGGTTGGGGGAGGTAAATATCGGAACTAAAGTATTCTTGGAGAACAAGTTGACTGTTTGCCATTGCGTTTGTATTTTATTTCGGTAATGCCATGCATTCAGCAGTTGGGGGGCATCGGGAAATGGAAGGCT encodes:
- the LOC113774165 gene encoding putative lipid-transfer protein DIR1 yields the protein MAEMGSGIGSKTVAVAVMLVVLVGLGCPEWSRAMSLCNMDEKGLMACKPSVTPPPPDPVDPTSDCCDALKGADLKCLCSYKNSFTLPSLGIDPDLALALPSKCNLALPPDC
- the LOC113762567 gene encoding uncharacterized protein At5g48480, which translates into the protein MAQEAHNAGAAPNGAAVKEVVFKVAKPWLFVEAPKANDAVQFYKVAFGAEEVNRTVHPKRKAEQELPLLLSAELKLGSFSFLVSDLIADDSRAPVKTVGGGVAFCLETEEVEAAVEKAVGAGAISEDVSEADCCGGDGRVVKLKDPYGNVWLVCSPASASADVEA